The following coding sequences lie in one Mycobacterium sp. DL440 genomic window:
- a CDS encoding radical SAM protein, with amino-acid sequence MGLRGDRLHRYVTAFCPHCHTEAPERPLADVARLAGILVEREGHIWLERGCRAHGLVRTLYDEDPEILSYLEEWTAPTKAHIPDVAGNFDPIPSAYLRGLPEMQTQHTCILLQDIAETCNLRCPTCFTASSPDLRHVVPVADVLANVDQRLARENGRLDVLMLSGGEPTLHPHLADLLDELVARPITRILVNSNGVRIANDDALLDLLTTHRERVEVYLQYDGLSEQAHRHHRGGDLRRTKVQALQRLSEREIFTTLVMTTALGINDDEIGDMVRLALETPYVGGLTIQPQFGSGRSGAIDPMDRLTHTGVLKRLGPQTGGAVTWRDLTALPCSHPHCCSVGYLVRDDGDQWRSLVSLIGAESLKAKLGLVSNRIADTELPRELRMAVQESLLGLLSEQSSLSHPQIGDVWRAICEGCDLGMGTLLTLASSALPGRRRKIRKLLGERVVRLTVKPFMDMSTMIEERLTQCCVHVGTRSGQSESAQHQCAPFCAVQAWPALGRQRLSLSVGQALPLIEIR; translated from the coding sequence GAGGGGCACATCTGGCTCGAACGTGGCTGCCGCGCACACGGATTGGTGCGCACCCTGTATGACGAGGATCCCGAGATCCTGTCCTACCTGGAGGAGTGGACCGCCCCGACCAAGGCCCACATCCCCGACGTCGCCGGGAACTTCGACCCGATTCCCTCGGCCTACCTGCGCGGCCTGCCCGAGATGCAGACCCAGCACACCTGCATCCTGCTGCAGGACATCGCCGAGACCTGCAACCTACGCTGCCCCACCTGCTTCACCGCCAGCTCGCCCGATCTGCGGCATGTGGTGCCGGTTGCGGACGTGCTGGCCAACGTCGACCAGCGGTTGGCCCGGGAGAACGGCCGCCTTGACGTCCTGATGCTCAGTGGTGGCGAACCCACCTTGCACCCGCACCTGGCCGACCTGCTCGACGAACTGGTAGCCCGGCCGATCACCCGGATCCTGGTCAACAGCAACGGGGTCCGCATCGCCAACGACGACGCACTGCTGGATCTGCTCACCACACACCGCGAACGGGTCGAGGTGTACCTGCAATACGACGGCTTGTCCGAACAGGCCCACCGCCATCACCGCGGCGGCGATCTCCGGCGCACCAAAGTCCAAGCCCTACAACGGCTCTCCGAGCGGGAGATCTTCACCACCCTGGTGATGACGACCGCACTGGGCATCAACGACGACGAGATCGGGGACATGGTCCGGCTGGCCCTGGAGACTCCGTACGTCGGCGGGCTCACCATTCAGCCGCAGTTCGGTTCCGGACGTTCGGGCGCGATCGACCCCATGGACCGGCTGACCCACACCGGGGTGCTCAAGCGGCTGGGCCCACAGACCGGCGGAGCCGTCACCTGGCGCGATCTGACCGCGCTGCCCTGCTCGCACCCGCACTGCTGTTCGGTCGGCTATCTGGTCCGTGACGACGGCGACCAGTGGCGCTCGCTGGTATCGCTGATCGGCGCCGAGAGCCTCAAAGCCAAGCTGGGCCTGGTGTCCAACAGGATCGCCGACACCGAGCTACCCCGCGAACTGCGCATGGCAGTGCAGGAGTCACTGCTCGGGCTGCTCTCGGAGCAGTCGTCGCTCTCGCATCCTCAGATCGGTGACGTCTGGCGCGCCATCTGTGAGGGCTGCGACCTGGGGATGGGGACTCTGCTGACGCTGGCGTCCTCGGCCCTGCCGGGCCGTCGCCGCAAGATCCGCAAATTGCTGGGCGAGCGGGTGGTGCGGCTGACCGTCAAGCCGTTCATGGACATGTCCACGATGATCGAGGAGCGGCTGACCCAGTGCTGTGTACACGTCGGCACCCGCTCCGGGCAGTCGGAATCGGCCCAACACCAGTGCGCGCCGTTCTGCGCCGTACAAGCCTGGCCCGCTCTGGGGCGGCAGCGGCTGTCCCTGTCGGTAGGGCAGGCATTACCGCTCATCGAGATTCGATGA
- a CDS encoding MPT63 family protein, with translation MTNISAAFAGAAVAAAAIVATAPMALADDSAVTTAALGSQGKLDNGTQSWTITDLKPSTDTINYQPRGTLWEVTATNEALEGSVTPIVSNFNIRAADGQNYRALFQVPSTQGVNPATLAQGQKTSGKIYFDVTGDQPTSVVYNAGGHDVLAWDKTAAPAAAPAAGAPKRPAPAAAPAAAPAAAPAAGTPAAAPAAASPAAAPAAIPAAPAGTGAGSRATDLPAATPAAPGAPAAPAATPAAPGAPGAPAATPAGTEAVPAAPAPGTESTPVAHGTPVSEGAPAPAATGAGNAATAISPAEGVPAEGVPAEGVPAAVPGAPAAPAPGAPAAPAAPGTEPALVPAGTQPVITPAPAPAVAPASNHGTVS, from the coding sequence ATGACGAATATCAGTGCGGCCTTTGCCGGAGCGGCTGTTGCCGCCGCGGCGATCGTCGCCACCGCCCCGATGGCGCTGGCCGACGACAGCGCCGTCACCACCGCCGCGCTCGGCAGCCAGGGCAAGCTGGACAATGGCACCCAGAGCTGGACGATCACCGACCTGAAGCCCAGCACTGACACCATCAACTACCAGCCCCGCGGCACCCTGTGGGAGGTCACCGCCACCAATGAGGCCCTCGAGGGCTCGGTGACGCCGATCGTCTCCAACTTCAACATCCGCGCCGCTGACGGACAGAACTACCGCGCGCTGTTCCAGGTGCCCAGCACGCAGGGCGTCAACCCGGCCACCCTGGCCCAGGGCCAGAAGACCAGCGGCAAGATCTACTTCGACGTGACCGGCGACCAGCCGACCTCCGTCGTGTACAACGCGGGCGGCCATGACGTCCTGGCGTGGGACAAGACCGCTGCACCCGCCGCAGCCCCGGCCGCCGGCGCTCCGAAGCGTCCGGCCCCCGCCGCGGCTCCGGCTGCCGCACCTGCGGCCGCACCGGCTGCCGGCACTCCCGCTGCTGCTCCTGCCGCCGCCTCCCCGGCCGCCGCGCCCGCCGCCATCCCGGCTGCACCGGCCGGCACCGGCGCAGGTAGCCGCGCGACGGACCTGCCTGCCGCAACCCCCGCCGCTCCGGGCGCTCCGGCCGCTCCGGCCGCAACCCCCGCCGCTCCGGGCGCTCCGGGCGCTCCCGCGGCAACCCCGGCCGGCACCGAAGCGGTTCCGGCCGCTCCGGCACCGGGCACCGAGTCCACCCCGGTCGCGCACGGCACGCCGGTCTCCGAAGGTGCACCGGCACCGGCCGCCACCGGTGCGGGCAACGCCGCCACCGCGATCTCGCCGGCCGAGGGCGTGCCCGCTGAAGGTGTCCCCGCTGAAGGTGTCCCCGCCGCTGTTCCGGGCGCTCCGGCAGCCCCGGCACCGGGTGCTCCGGCCGCTCCGGCTGCCCCCGGCACCGAGCCCGCGTTGGTTCCGGCCGGCACCCAGCCGGTCATCACGCCCGCCCCGGCCCCCGCGGTCGCCCCGGCGAGCAACCACGGGACCGTGTCCTGA
- a CDS encoding Ppx/GppA phosphatase family protein, with the protein MGLRRVGAIDCGTNSIRLLIADVVDGKLRDVHREMRVVRLGQGVDATGQFAPEALARTESALADYAALMAEHSVTAVRMVATSAARDAGNRDEFFAMTARLLGKVVPGSVAEVITGTEEAELSFRGAVGELDPAAGPFIVVDLGGGSTELVLGETAVQASFSADIGCVRLTERCLHSDPPTADEVEQARVMARDGLAEALRVVPVEGARTWVGVAGTMTTLSALAQHMTEYDPDAIHLSRIEFDELLVVCAQLIGMSKAERLALGPMHAGRADVIGGGAIIVEELAAVLGLRAGIGELVVSEHDILDGIALSIA; encoded by the coding sequence ATGGGTTTGAGGCGGGTCGGCGCAATCGACTGTGGCACCAACTCGATTCGTCTGTTGATCGCCGACGTGGTGGACGGAAAGCTGCGCGACGTGCACCGCGAGATGCGGGTGGTACGGCTGGGTCAGGGCGTCGACGCCACCGGTCAGTTCGCTCCGGAAGCATTGGCGCGCACCGAGTCCGCGCTGGCTGACTATGCGGCGTTGATGGCCGAGCATTCGGTGACCGCGGTGCGGATGGTCGCCACCTCGGCCGCACGGGATGCCGGCAACCGCGACGAGTTCTTCGCGATGACCGCTCGCCTGCTGGGCAAGGTGGTCCCGGGGTCGGTGGCCGAGGTGATCACCGGTACCGAGGAGGCCGAGCTGTCGTTCCGCGGCGCGGTCGGTGAACTCGACCCTGCCGCGGGCCCGTTTATCGTGGTCGATCTGGGCGGAGGCTCAACCGAACTGGTGCTCGGTGAGACGGCCGTGCAGGCGAGCTTCTCCGCCGACATCGGGTGTGTCCGGCTCACCGAACGGTGCCTGCACTCCGATCCACCCACCGCGGACGAGGTGGAGCAGGCACGGGTGATGGCTCGTGACGGCCTGGCCGAGGCGTTGCGGGTGGTTCCGGTCGAAGGTGCGCGCACGTGGGTGGGTGTGGCGGGGACGATGACCACGCTGTCGGCGCTGGCGCAGCACATGACCGAATACGACCCAGACGCAATTCATCTGTCCCGCATCGAGTTCGACGAGCTGCTCGTGGTGTGTGCGCAGCTGATAGGAATGTCCAAAGCCGAACGTCTGGCACTCGGCCCGATGCATGCCGGCCGTGCCGATGTGATCGGCGGCGGTGCGATCATCGTCGAGGAGTTGGCGGCTGTTCTCGGGCTGCGGGCCGGTATCGGTGAACTGGTGGTCAGCGAGCACGACATTCTCGACGGCATCGCGCTGTCGATCGCCTGA
- a CDS encoding DUF501 domain-containing protein, which yields MVDSADIEAVERQLGREPRGVLEIAYRCPNGEPGVVKTAPRLPDGTPFPTLYYLTHPALTAAASRLESSGLMREMTERLQQDEELAAGYRRAHESYLAERDAIESLGTTFTGGGMPDRVKCLHVVMAHSLAKGPGINPFGDEALAVLAVEPAMAGILDREVWV from the coding sequence ATGGTTGATTCCGCCGACATTGAGGCCGTGGAGCGGCAACTGGGTCGTGAACCGCGCGGTGTCCTTGAGATCGCGTACCGCTGCCCGAACGGCGAGCCCGGGGTGGTGAAGACCGCACCGAGATTGCCCGATGGCACGCCGTTCCCGACGTTGTACTACTTGACGCACCCTGCGTTGACCGCCGCGGCCAGCCGGCTGGAATCCTCCGGGTTGATGCGGGAGATGACGGAACGCCTGCAACAGGATGAGGAGCTGGCTGCCGGGTATCGGCGGGCGCACGAGTCGTATCTGGCCGAGCGGGACGCGATCGAATCGTTGGGTACCACGTTCACCGGCGGCGGTATGCCCGACCGGGTCAAATGCCTGCATGTGGTGATGGCCCACTCGTTGGCAAAAGGCCCCGGCATCAACCCCTTTGGTGACGAGGCGCTCGCGGTGCTCGCGGTCGAACCTGCGATGGCGGGAATCCTGGACCGAGAGGTATGGGTTTGA
- a CDS encoding septum formation initiator family protein, with product MPEAKRPDPKRRSPASRPGKPGKAGESNRPRASQPKRRTAESRPAQAAPVADEAVTKAIAVQAQQQAELQSEQRFGSTARRAAILAAVVCVLTLTIAGPVRTYFAQRTEMKQLKASEEQLRTQIAGLEQQKVKLADPVYIAAQARERLGFVMPGDTPYQVQLPQGAVASGEPGEAVLPGSTVPVGQPWYTSLWHTIADEPHGVSPTIGGAPRVPGGPPPGGPPVPPPPAEPGGPHG from the coding sequence ATGCCTGAAGCGAAGCGGCCCGATCCGAAGCGACGCTCCCCGGCCTCCCGACCCGGCAAGCCGGGTAAGGCCGGGGAGTCGAATCGGCCGCGCGCTTCACAACCCAAGCGCCGGACGGCCGAGTCCCGACCGGCGCAGGCCGCGCCGGTCGCTGACGAGGCGGTCACCAAAGCCATTGCCGTGCAAGCTCAGCAGCAGGCCGAGCTGCAGTCTGAACAGCGGTTCGGGTCGACTGCGCGCCGGGCGGCAATTCTGGCCGCGGTGGTGTGCGTGCTGACCCTGACCATCGCCGGGCCGGTCCGCACCTACTTCGCCCAGCGCACCGAGATGAAACAACTCAAGGCCAGCGAGGAGCAGTTGCGGACCCAGATCGCCGGCCTCGAACAGCAGAAGGTCAAACTGGCCGACCCGGTGTACATCGCGGCCCAGGCCAGGGAGCGGCTCGGTTTCGTCATGCCCGGCGACACCCCGTATCAGGTGCAGCTGCCCCAGGGGGCCGTGGCGTCAGGTGAGCCGGGGGAGGCGGTGCTGCCTGGTTCGACCGTGCCTGTCGGCCAGCCCTGGTACACCTCGCTGTGGCACACGATCGCCGATGAACCGCACGGGGTTTCGCCCACCATCGGCGGAGCGCCGCGAGTGCCGGGCGGACCTCCTCCCGGCGGGCCGCCTGTGCCACCGCCGCCGGCCGAGCCCGGAGGTCCCCATGGTTGA
- the eno gene encoding phosphopyruvate hydratase: MPIIEQVGAREILDSRGNPTVEVEVALTDGTFARAAVPSGASTGEHEAVELRDGGSRYGGKGVEKAVEAVLDEIAPAIIGLAADDQRLVDQALLDLDGTADKSRLGANAILGVSLAVAKAAADSAALPLFRYLGGPNAHILPVPMMNILNGGAHADTGVDVQEFMVAPIGAPSFKESLRWGTEVYHSLKAVLKKQGLSTGLGDEGGFAPDVAGTTAALDLIATAIEATGFKLGSDVALALDVAATEFYTEGSGYAFEKETRTAEQMAEFYAGLIDAYPLVSIEDPLSEDDWDGWVALTSAIGDRIQLVGDDLFVTNPERLEDGIERGAANALLVKVNQIGTLTETLDAVALAHNSGYRTMMSHRSGETEDTTIADLAVAVGSGQIKTGAPARSERVAKYNQLLRIEEALGDAARFAGDLAFPRFEAK; this comes from the coding sequence GTGCCCATCATCGAGCAGGTTGGAGCCCGCGAGATCCTCGACTCCCGTGGCAACCCGACGGTCGAGGTCGAGGTGGCCCTGACCGACGGCACGTTCGCTCGGGCTGCGGTGCCGTCGGGCGCATCGACCGGCGAGCACGAAGCGGTGGAGCTGCGCGACGGCGGCTCCCGCTACGGCGGCAAGGGCGTCGAGAAGGCCGTTGAGGCCGTTCTCGACGAGATCGCCCCGGCGATCATCGGCCTGGCCGCCGACGATCAGCGTCTCGTCGACCAGGCGCTGCTGGATCTCGACGGCACCGCGGACAAGTCCCGGCTGGGCGCCAACGCGATCCTCGGCGTCTCTCTCGCGGTGGCCAAGGCCGCGGCCGACAGTGCCGCGCTGCCGCTGTTCCGCTACCTCGGTGGCCCGAACGCGCACATCCTTCCGGTGCCGATGATGAACATCCTCAACGGCGGCGCCCACGCCGACACCGGGGTGGACGTCCAGGAGTTCATGGTCGCCCCGATCGGCGCGCCCTCATTCAAGGAGTCGCTGCGCTGGGGTACCGAGGTCTACCACTCGCTCAAGGCCGTGCTCAAGAAGCAGGGGCTGTCCACGGGTCTCGGCGATGAGGGCGGCTTCGCGCCCGACGTCGCGGGCACCACGGCCGCCCTGGACCTGATCGCGACGGCCATCGAGGCCACCGGCTTCAAGCTCGGCAGCGATGTGGCGCTGGCGCTGGACGTCGCCGCCACCGAGTTCTACACGGAGGGTTCGGGTTACGCCTTCGAGAAGGAGACCCGCACCGCCGAGCAGATGGCCGAGTTCTACGCCGGTCTGATCGACGCCTACCCGCTGGTGTCGATCGAAGACCCGCTGTCCGAGGATGACTGGGACGGCTGGGTGGCGCTGACCTCGGCGATCGGCGACCGGATCCAGCTGGTCGGCGACGATCTGTTCGTCACCAACCCGGAACGTCTCGAGGACGGCATCGAGCGTGGCGCCGCCAACGCGCTGCTGGTGAAGGTCAACCAGATCGGCACGCTCACCGAAACCCTGGATGCTGTTGCGCTGGCACACAACAGCGGTTACCGCACCATGATGAGCCACCGCTCCGGTGAGACCGAGGACACCACCATCGCCGACCTCGCGGTCGCGGTGGGCAGCGGTCAGATCAAGACCGGCGCCCCGGCCCGCAGCGAGCGGGTGGCCAAGTACAACCAGCTGCTGCGCATCGAGGAGGCACTGGGCGACGCCGCGCGTTTCGCGGGTGATCTCGCGTTCCCTCGGTTCGAGGCCAAGTAA
- a CDS encoding lytic transglycosylase domain-containing protein, with protein sequence MSPVRWLRAVAVVAATALLLASSCSWHLGTPIPEGVPPPAGDAVPAIDTYAKGRPADQLHEWAAQRAPAMGMPVNALEAYAYAARVAQVENPKCKVAWTTLAGIGMVESHHGTYRGAMVARNGDVTPPIRGVQLDGTAGNLRIPDTDKGKLDGDPLMDRAMGPMQFIPETWGHFGVDANNDGVVSPDNFDDAALSAAGLLCWYGKDLSTPRGWMTALKAYNNSDQYARMVRDWATAYAAGHGL encoded by the coding sequence GTGTCGCCAGTGCGTTGGCTGCGGGCTGTCGCCGTAGTTGCTGCGACAGCGCTGCTGTTGGCATCCAGCTGTTCGTGGCATCTGGGGACGCCGATTCCGGAGGGCGTGCCGCCGCCGGCCGGGGACGCGGTGCCTGCCATCGACACCTATGCCAAGGGCAGACCAGCCGATCAGCTGCACGAATGGGCGGCGCAGCGAGCGCCCGCCATGGGCATGCCCGTCAACGCCCTGGAGGCCTACGCCTACGCCGCGCGCGTTGCCCAGGTGGAGAACCCCAAATGCAAGGTGGCCTGGACCACGCTGGCCGGCATCGGCATGGTCGAGAGCCATCACGGCACCTATCGCGGCGCGATGGTCGCGCGCAACGGCGACGTCACCCCGCCCATCCGTGGCGTGCAATTGGATGGCACCGCCGGCAACCTGCGCATTCCGGACACCGACAAGGGCAAGCTCGACGGGGATCCGCTGATGGACCGTGCCATGGGGCCGATGCAGTTCATCCCGGAGACCTGGGGTCATTTCGGGGTGGACGCCAACAACGACGGGGTCGTGAGCCCGGACAACTTCGATGACGCCGCGCTCTCGGCCGCCGGTCTGCTGTGCTGGTACGGCAAGGACCTGTCCACCCCGAGGGGCTGGATGACGGCGCTCAAGGCCTACAACAACTCCGACCAGTACGCCCGCATGGTCCGTGACTGGGCGACGGCGTACGCGGCCGGCCACGGCCTGTGA
- the efeU gene encoding iron uptake transporter permease EfeU, protein MTVISDVPTSTLAASNVTSQVFGSGLIGLREGLEAAIVVSILVAFLVKSERRDALKWVWLGVGAAIAMTVTVFLVIQFGENTISGLGAEAIAGIASLIAVVIVTTMVLWMKKAAASMSGELRGEMSQALETGGLAVALLAFLAVGREGVETALFMVGYAEAETLWPLTGLIIGVLIAAAIAYGMYAGAVRINLAKFFKYTGVFLIVVAAGILAYGIKALQTVGWIPGLSAKAFDMSGAFDWSAWYGEIIQGVFNIDPTPTVLQFGAWLAYIVVVLALFLKPMRATSAASPSAPTAPEPSSAPTVEPETSTAPERSTK, encoded by the coding sequence ATGACTGTCATCTCGGACGTTCCGACCAGCACGCTGGCCGCCTCCAACGTCACATCGCAAGTATTCGGCAGTGGGCTGATCGGTTTGCGGGAAGGCCTCGAAGCCGCCATCGTGGTGTCGATCCTGGTCGCGTTTCTGGTCAAATCCGAACGCCGCGACGCGCTCAAATGGGTGTGGCTGGGTGTCGGCGCCGCGATCGCCATGACCGTCACCGTCTTCCTGGTCATCCAGTTCGGCGAGAACACCATCAGCGGACTGGGCGCCGAAGCCATCGCCGGCATCGCCTCGCTGATCGCCGTCGTCATCGTCACCACCATGGTGCTGTGGATGAAAAAGGCGGCGGCCTCCATGTCCGGCGAACTTCGCGGCGAGATGTCGCAGGCTTTGGAGACCGGCGGCCTCGCGGTGGCGCTGCTGGCCTTCCTGGCGGTGGGGCGTGAAGGCGTCGAGACCGCGCTGTTCATGGTCGGCTACGCCGAGGCGGAGACACTCTGGCCGCTGACCGGCCTGATCATCGGCGTGCTGATCGCCGCAGCGATCGCCTACGGCATGTATGCGGGTGCCGTCCGGATCAACCTCGCCAAATTCTTCAAATACACCGGCGTCTTCCTGATCGTGGTGGCCGCCGGAATCCTGGCCTACGGCATCAAGGCGTTGCAGACCGTGGGCTGGATCCCCGGGCTCAGCGCCAAGGCCTTCGACATGAGCGGCGCCTTCGACTGGTCAGCCTGGTACGGCGAGATCATCCAGGGTGTCTTCAACATCGATCCGACGCCGACCGTACTGCAGTTCGGCGCGTGGCTGGCCTACATCGTTGTGGTGTTGGCGCTGTTCCTGAAACCGATGCGCGCCACCAGCGCCGCGTCGCCCAGCGCACCGACCGCTCCCGAGCCTTCCTCCGCGCCGACCGTCGAGCCGGAGACCTCCACCGCACCCGAAAGGTCGACCAAGTGA